One Chryseobacterium sp. StRB126 genomic region harbors:
- a CDS encoding calcium:proton antiporter, giving the protein MNIKKYLWMWTFLVPILAWLSYVGNSVFSSGYYSVILALFLIGSVLAAVYHSEVIAHRLGEPFGTLLLAFAITVIEVGLIISIMMGAKGLETITLARDTVFAAVMIILTGIIGSCIIIGSLRYREQSFTLQGVSTALITLTSVIIFVLILPNYTVSHLGGEYTSFQLLFIALISLGLYLGFTMIQTFRHRSFFISPQNKLSKNEPAQNSHEMISRKQLYISCILLILSLGIVVLLAKLLSKDVEHIVVSVGAPRSLVGIIIAGIVLLPEGLAAFRAAKSDEIQTSLNLAFGSALASIGLSIPAIAIISVITGIRMSLGIDIKSTILLGLSLFIITVSLATGRTNIMQGIVLIAIFLIYLFITIVP; this is encoded by the coding sequence ATGAATATAAAAAAATATTTATGGATGTGGACGTTTTTGGTTCCTATCCTGGCGTGGCTCTCTTATGTTGGAAATTCTGTTTTTTCTTCAGGGTATTACTCTGTGATTCTTGCTTTATTTTTGATAGGAAGTGTGTTGGCTGCAGTATATCATTCTGAAGTCATTGCCCATCGTTTGGGGGAGCCATTCGGAACTTTACTTCTGGCATTTGCCATTACAGTTATAGAAGTAGGACTTATTATTTCTATCATGATGGGAGCAAAAGGTTTAGAAACCATCACCCTCGCCAGAGATACGGTTTTTGCAGCAGTAATGATAATTCTTACCGGAATCATTGGAAGCTGCATTATAATAGGCTCTTTAAGATATAGGGAACAAAGCTTTACACTACAAGGAGTAAGTACTGCATTGATTACACTTACCTCTGTTATTATTTTTGTACTTATTCTGCCCAATTATACGGTAAGTCATCTTGGAGGTGAATATACGTCCTTCCAATTGCTTTTTATCGCCTTAATTTCTTTAGGACTTTATCTCGGATTTACCATGATCCAAACGTTTAGACACCGAAGCTTTTTCATTTCTCCACAAAACAAACTATCTAAAAATGAGCCTGCACAAAATAGTCATGAAATGATTTCCCGAAAACAATTGTATATCAGCTGTATATTATTAATCTTGTCTCTGGGAATAGTCGTTTTACTGGCAAAGCTTCTTTCAAAGGATGTGGAACATATCGTTGTTTCGGTTGGTGCTCCAAGGTCTCTTGTAGGTATCATTATTGCTGGTATTGTTCTCCTTCCGGAAGGGTTGGCTGCATTCAGAGCTGCAAAAAGTGATGAAATTCAAACTTCATTAAATCTGGCTTTTGGTTCTGCTTTAGCAAGTATAGGGCTAAGTATTCCTGCGATTGCCATTATATCTGTAATAACCGGCATAAGAATGTCATTAGGGATAGATATCAAATCAACAATACTTTTAGGACTATCGCTTTTTATTATTACCGTCTCACTGGCAACGGGCAGAACCAATATCATGCAGGGAATTGTACTGATCGCTATTTTTTTAATTTACCTTTTTATTACGATCGTTCCATAA
- a CDS encoding cupin domain-containing protein: protein MNHKELEKSKVYITSQIVEYIPNSVVSKTILEKLTGNISALSFDDKEGLPEKISPFDTVVQIIEGKAEIIIDGASYFMEEGECIIIPAHKSHSVKGNKRFKMIVTIIKSGYE, encoded by the coding sequence ATGAATCATAAAGAACTTGAAAAATCAAAAGTATATATTACCAGTCAGATTGTAGAATACATTCCGAATTCTGTAGTCAGCAAGACCATACTGGAAAAGCTAACCGGCAATATCAGTGCTTTATCGTTTGATGACAAAGAAGGATTACCCGAAAAAATTTCTCCTTTTGATACTGTTGTACAGATCATTGAAGGTAAAGCAGAAATCATTATAGACGGAGCTTCTTATTTTATGGAAGAAGGTGAATGCATTATCATTCCCGCCCATAAATCTCACTCTGTAAAAGGAAATAAACGCTTTAAGATGATAGTAACAATAATAAAAAGCGGCTATGAATAA
- a CDS encoding MaoC family dehydratase: protein MIIINNFIEYKALEGKMIGVSAWHTIDQTQINRFAEATLDYQWIHTDKEKAEKEGPFKSTIAHGYLTLSLIPYLWKQIAEVRNVKMEINYGIENLKFGQAVPVNSEVRLQATVKSVTDLRGTVKVVVEAKLLIKGHAKPAYAGDVIFLYHFI from the coding sequence ATGATTATTATCAACAATTTTATTGAATATAAAGCTCTTGAAGGCAAAATGATTGGGGTTTCTGCCTGGCATACGATAGATCAGACTCAGATTAACAGATTTGCAGAAGCCACCTTAGATTATCAGTGGATTCACACAGATAAAGAAAAAGCAGAAAAGGAAGGCCCTTTTAAATCCACTATAGCTCATGGTTATTTAACATTATCACTGATTCCTTATCTCTGGAAACAAATTGCAGAGGTGAGAAATGTAAAAATGGAAATCAATTACGGAATTGAGAATCTTAAATTTGGACAGGCAGTTCCTGTGAATAGTGAGGTGAGACTACAAGCTACAGTAAAATCTGTGACAGATCTCAGAGGAACCGTAAAAGTAGTGGTGGAAGCAAAACTTCTAATAAAAGGCCATGCTAAACCGGCCTATGCAGGAGATGTTATTTTTCTTTACCATTTCATATAG
- a CDS encoding cold-shock protein: MQQGTVKFFNEAKGFGFITPSDGSKDIFVHSSGLSISSIRENDKVVFDVQKSDKGLNAVNVKLA, translated from the coding sequence ATGCAACAAGGCACCGTAAAATTTTTCAATGAAGCAAAAGGCTTCGGATTTATTACTCCTTCAGATGGAAGTAAGGACATATTTGTACATTCTTCAGGGTTGAGCATAAGTTCAATTCGTGAAAACGATAAAGTCGTTTTTGATGTACAAAAAAGTGACAAGGGCTTAAATGCTGTCAACGTAAAATTGGCATAA
- a CDS encoding DEAD/DEAH box helicase — MSFKNLNLINPIVRAVTEAGYSKPTEIQSAAIPHILAGRDIIACAQTGTGKTAAFAMPILQLLKRHNPEHQEIRTLILTPTRELAIQIEENFSIYSKYLPLSQLSVFGGVSIGGQLAALRKRVDILVATPGRLLDLVNQRHIDLSKLEILVLDEADRMLDMGFINDVKKVLNLIPRKRQTLFFSATMPVSIKKFAETILNNPVGVTVTPVSSTAQTVKQSVYFVEKKDKTDLLIDILQEKNTTRSLVFTRTKHVANKLVQQLEDVGIFAAAIHGNKSQAARQNALDDFKSSRINVLVATDIAARGIDIDDLPNVVNYELPNIPETYVHRIGRTGRAGAEGTAISFCDTDERVDLKNIQKLIGFTVPVRSFYK, encoded by the coding sequence ATGAGCTTTAAAAACTTAAACTTAATCAATCCCATTGTTCGTGCTGTAACGGAAGCTGGATATTCCAAGCCTACGGAAATACAGAGTGCTGCAATTCCACATATTCTGGCAGGAAGGGATATCATAGCATGTGCACAAACCGGAACCGGGAAAACTGCAGCATTTGCTATGCCTATACTACAGTTACTGAAAAGACATAATCCTGAACATCAAGAAATCCGTACCCTAATTCTCACTCCAACCCGAGAATTGGCCATACAAATAGAAGAAAATTTTAGCATTTACAGCAAATATCTGCCCTTATCCCAACTTTCTGTTTTTGGAGGAGTTTCAATAGGGGGACAGCTTGCTGCTCTGAGAAAAAGAGTAGATATTCTTGTAGCAACTCCCGGAAGATTACTGGATTTGGTGAATCAAAGACATATTGATCTTTCTAAACTTGAAATATTGGTTTTGGATGAAGCAGACAGAATGCTTGATATGGGGTTCATAAATGATGTGAAAAAAGTTTTAAATTTAATTCCCCGTAAAAGACAAACACTGTTTTTTTCTGCAACCATGCCGGTAAGTATAAAGAAATTTGCAGAAACCATTCTGAATAATCCTGTAGGGGTTACTGTAACACCAGTTTCTTCAACAGCACAAACAGTAAAGCAATCTGTATATTTTGTAGAGAAAAAAGATAAAACAGATCTGTTGATAGATATCCTGCAGGAAAAAAATACTACTAGATCATTAGTTTTCACCCGTACTAAACATGTTGCAAATAAACTTGTTCAACAGTTAGAGGATGTGGGGATTTTTGCAGCAGCTATTCATGGAAATAAATCGCAGGCAGCAAGGCAAAATGCACTGGATGATTTTAAAAGCAGCAGAATTAATGTATTGGTGGCTACAGATATTGCCGCCAGAGGAATTGATATAGATGATCTTCCTAATGTTGTTAATTATGAACTTCCTAATATCCCGGAAACCTATGTTCACCGGATTGGAAGAACAGGAAGGGCAGGAGCAGAAGGTACTGCCATTTCGTTTTGCGATACAGATGAGCGTGTGGATCTTAAAAATATTCAAAAGCTGATCGGATTTACAGTGCCGGTCAGATCATTTTATAAATAA
- a CDS encoding beta-1,6-N-acetylglucosaminyltransferase, producing MQTAFPLPQTQTQTLESYATPHIKIAYFIMIHHKPHVFKEMFQKIYTKDQFYLIHIDRKAQPAFTEEIQLYIVQFPNVFILDSLNIVSGGFSMIQAELNAMEFLLNVSREWDYFINLSGEDYPLKSQSIIRKFLTVNKGRNYLFYYDQKFYRPDTLKRIQNHFTELAYIISSFIYKREFMKGVTPYIGGKWFIFTRETCAFLTNNKKVMDFEDYYLHTFLPAESFFQTVLMNTSFNDIIVNDDKRALLFEKSIFQNKQDILKYIESLKSSNQLFIRKINNKTDESIRSYIENTFLLPLTEVDEVERELKRDDRQNN from the coding sequence ATGCAAACAGCTTTTCCCCTACCTCAGACCCAAACCCAAACCCTGGAATCATATGCAACACCGCATATAAAGATTGCCTATTTTATTATGATACATCATAAACCTCATGTATTCAAGGAGATGTTTCAGAAAATTTACACAAAAGACCAGTTCTATCTTATTCATATTGACAGAAAGGCTCAACCGGCCTTCACGGAAGAGATACAGCTCTACATAGTACAATTTCCCAATGTTTTTATTTTAGATAGCCTGAATATTGTTTCAGGAGGCTTCAGTATGATCCAGGCAGAGCTTAATGCCATGGAATTCCTTTTAAATGTAAGTCGGGAATGGGATTATTTCATCAATCTTAGTGGTGAAGATTATCCTCTTAAATCCCAATCCATTATACGTAAATTCCTTACAGTGAATAAAGGCCGGAATTATCTGTTCTATTACGACCAGAAATTTTACAGACCGGATACCCTGAAAAGAATACAAAATCATTTCACCGAATTAGCCTATATCATCTCCTCATTCATTTATAAAAGAGAATTTATGAAAGGGGTAACTCCCTATATTGGAGGAAAATGGTTTATATTTACAAGAGAAACCTGTGCTTTCTTAACAAACAATAAAAAAGTAATGGATTTTGAAGATTATTATCTTCATACCTTTTTGCCTGCCGAATCATTTTTCCAGACCGTTCTTATGAATACATCATTTAATGATATTATTGTAAATGATGATAAAAGGGCACTATTATTTGAGAAGTCAATTTTTCAGAATAAACAGGATATACTGAAATATATAGAATCTCTGAAATCCAGCAATCAGCTTTTTATCAGAAAGATAAATAATAAAACGGATGAAAGCATCCGCAGCTATATTGAAAATACTTTTCTTCTTCCTTTAACTGAGGTTGATGAAGTGGAAAGGGAATTAAAAAGAGATGACCGGCAAAATAATTAG
- a CDS encoding ferritin-like domain-containing protein, with protein MATKNVTKKTAAKKAPAKSVSAKKTVKTPAKKNAAKGLKDLFEDGLKNIYWAEKALVRALPKMYKNATDKKLKMAIENHLRETEIHVKRLEECFKSLKKRAQAKKCDAMQGLLDEGKNIMKETQSGPVRDTGIIAAAQKVEHYEIATYGTLAAYAKVLKENVSLKNLLATLSEEKKCDKLLTKIADTALNTKSL; from the coding sequence ATGGCAACAAAAAATGTAACAAAGAAAACAGCAGCAAAAAAAGCACCTGCTAAATCGGTTTCTGCAAAAAAAACAGTGAAAACCCCAGCAAAGAAAAATGCAGCCAAAGGATTGAAAGACCTGTTTGAAGATGGACTGAAAAACATTTACTGGGCAGAAAAAGCATTGGTAAGAGCATTACCTAAAATGTATAAGAATGCAACAGACAAAAAGCTTAAAATGGCTATTGAAAATCACCTCAGAGAAACAGAAATTCATGTAAAAAGGCTTGAAGAATGTTTTAAATCTCTGAAGAAAAGAGCACAAGCCAAAAAATGCGATGCCATGCAAGGTCTTCTTGACGAGGGCAAAAACATCATGAAAGAAACCCAATCCGGACCTGTAAGAGATACAGGAATCATCGCTGCTGCACAAAAGGTAGAACACTATGAAATTGCAACCTATGGAACCCTTGCTGCTTATGCAAAAGTTCTAAAAGAGAATGTTTCCCTCAAAAACCTTCTGGCAACCCTGAGTGAGGAAAAAAAATGCGATAAGCTCCTTACAAAGATTGCAGATACAGCGCTAAATACTAAATCCTTATAA
- the pgl gene encoding 6-phosphogluconolactonase → MLNILPSTDEIFKEAARLFVDAANEAIDQKGYFTVALTGGSSPEGLYRLLSEDQYKSQIDWAKVLVFWGDERWVPLDNELSNAKMSQETLLKNVPVLSSNIFPMFKEGVKPEDFASAYNVLLKEKLGDGGVMDLVLLGMGGDGHTASLFPGTAVLEEKEKWVAAYYLDAQQMYRITLTAPFLNKARKIIVLTFGDAKAEALKEVLKGAYNPSLYPSQLLAPAQGELLFLVDGKAAKYLNGTI, encoded by the coding sequence ATGCTTAATATACTACCATCAACAGACGAAATTTTTAAAGAAGCGGCAAGGCTATTTGTAGATGCTGCTAATGAAGCAATAGATCAGAAAGGTTATTTTACAGTTGCCCTAACAGGTGGCTCTTCACCGGAAGGCTTATACAGGCTGTTGTCAGAAGATCAATATAAAAGTCAAATTGATTGGGCTAAAGTTCTGGTTTTTTGGGGTGACGAAAGATGGGTACCTCTGGATAATGAGCTGAGTAATGCTAAAATGTCACAGGAAACTCTTTTGAAAAACGTCCCTGTTCTCTCATCTAATATCTTTCCAATGTTTAAGGAAGGGGTAAAACCTGAGGATTTTGCCTCAGCGTACAATGTTCTTTTGAAAGAAAAACTAGGAGATGGCGGAGTAATGGATCTAGTCCTTCTGGGAATGGGAGGCGATGGGCATACTGCTTCACTGTTTCCAGGTACTGCAGTTCTGGAGGAGAAAGAAAAATGGGTGGCTGCTTATTATCTGGATGCTCAGCAAATGTATAGGATTACCCTTACGGCTCCTTTTTTAAATAAAGCCAGGAAGATCATTGTTCTTACTTTTGGTGATGCGAAAGCTGAAGCTTTGAAGGAAGTTCTGAAAGGAGCATATAACCCTTCATTATATCCTTCACAATTATTAGCACCTGCTCAAGGTGAACTTTTATTTTTGGTTGATGGAAAAGCTGCAAAATATTTGAATGGTACTATTTAA
- the zwf gene encoding glucose-6-phosphate dehydrogenase → MKNNDKKPTSIVVFGGTGDLAKRKLFPAFFNLFLEGWMPDDFELLSLGRTEHTQEEFRAYILENIKAFSRIKNFSEDKWNAFKEKIKFIKFDITQEESFIQLKNQLDYIDTNLGIRANRLFYLSVAPSFIEKVSNSLKKNGLAENVDQDRMIIEKPFGYDKESAVALNTMLAQTFKEEQIYRIDHYLGKENVQNILAFRFGNTIFEPLWNNKYIDSVQITVAETVGVEDRGGYYDGSGALRDMIQNHLMQILCMVAMEAPTEFESTEIRNRKVDVLKSVRRINPEDINHYTVRAQYTQGEIEGQPKRGYLQEPGVNPNSNTETYVAMKFYVDNERWNGVPFYMRTGKSMSEKASSVIISFKEVPCTTFMSKINTLQPNKLTIDIQPEMDIKLSFMTKKSGLEMELKPAEMVFDYFECSPDTPEAYETLLLDALDGDSTLFMRSDQVEEAWDVITNIQTAWEKGNVSKMFTYPAGSSGPEAADELLKRQGHYWLANSQEILKSEKNA, encoded by the coding sequence ATGAAAAATAATGATAAAAAGCCAACCTCTATCGTCGTTTTTGGAGGAACAGGGGATCTGGCAAAAAGAAAATTATTTCCTGCATTTTTCAATCTGTTTCTGGAAGGCTGGATGCCGGATGATTTTGAGCTTCTTTCGTTGGGAAGAACTGAGCATACACAGGAAGAATTCAGGGCCTATATCTTAGAAAATATCAAAGCTTTTTCGAGGATCAAAAACTTCTCTGAAGACAAATGGAATGCATTCAAAGAAAAAATCAAATTCATAAAGTTTGATATTACACAGGAAGAATCTTTTATCCAATTGAAAAATCAACTCGATTATATTGATACCAATTTAGGAATCAGAGCTAATCGTCTTTTTTACTTATCGGTAGCTCCTAGTTTTATTGAAAAGGTATCGAATAGCCTTAAGAAAAATGGCCTGGCAGAAAATGTAGATCAGGATCGGATGATTATTGAGAAACCTTTTGGGTACGACAAAGAATCGGCGGTGGCTCTTAATACCATGTTAGCACAAACCTTCAAAGAAGAACAGATTTATAGGATAGACCATTATTTGGGAAAAGAAAACGTACAGAATATCCTGGCTTTCCGATTTGGAAACACTATTTTTGAGCCCCTGTGGAATAATAAATATATTGATTCTGTACAGATTACCGTTGCAGAAACAGTAGGCGTTGAAGATAGAGGAGGTTATTATGACGGTTCAGGAGCTTTGCGGGATATGATCCAGAACCATTTAATGCAGATTCTTTGTATGGTAGCCATGGAAGCCCCTACAGAATTTGAATCTACAGAGATCAGAAACCGAAAAGTAGACGTACTGAAAAGTGTAAGAAGAATAAATCCGGAAGATATCAATCACTATACAGTCAGAGCACAATACACGCAGGGAGAAATTGAAGGACAACCTAAACGGGGATATCTGCAGGAACCGGGAGTTAATCCAAACTCAAACACGGAAACGTATGTTGCCATGAAGTTTTATGTTGATAATGAGAGATGGAATGGGGTTCCGTTTTATATGCGTACCGGTAAATCGATGTCAGAAAAAGCATCTTCTGTAATCATCAGTTTTAAAGAAGTTCCTTGTACCACCTTTATGAGTAAGATAAATACATTGCAGCCCAATAAATTAACGATTGATATTCAGCCTGAAATGGATATCAAATTATCATTTATGACCAAAAAATCAGGTCTTGAGATGGAGTTAAAACCTGCTGAAATGGTATTCGATTATTTTGAATGCTCACCAGATACACCGGAAGCTTACGAGACTTTATTATTGGATGCGCTTGATGGGGATTCTACTCTGTTTATGCGTTCAGATCAGGTAGAAGAGGCCTGGGATGTTATCACCAATATCCAGACAGCATGGGAAAAAGGAAACGTTTCAAAAATGTTTACTTATCCTGCGGGAAGTTCAGGGCCGGAAGCAGCAGATGAATTACTGAAGAGACAAGGTCATTACTGGCTTGCTAATTCCCAAGAAATATTGAAAAGTGAAAAAAATGCTTAA
- the gndA gene encoding NADP-dependent phosphogluconate dehydrogenase: protein MITYNFGIVGLGVMGRNLLLNMADNGYAVAGLDLDQEKADSLQAEAQKDHHIYATVQPEAFVKSLEQPRAIMLLVPAGAPVDGAIQTLLPFLAQGDIIIDGGNTYFTDTDRRYQELSSKGIHFFGMGISGGESGARRGPSMMPGGDKIAYERLRPIFEAIAAKVDGEPCVEFLGNGSAGNYVKMVHNGIEYGIMQLIAETYDIMKNVYHLDHETIQQSFEQWNQEELNSFLIEITADILKQKEGDKYLVDLISDWAKSKGTGKWTSQNAMDLQVPVPVIDAAVNMRDMSKYKPERIQASKLLTWNNDKEINNVSLDQLKKALYFAIITTYAQGLSQLKIASETYGYNLHLETVCKIWRGGCIIRATLLEDFRKAFAAQSDLPNVLLDKQIAEKLNTTQSSIRYVLKEAIQNGTPVSAWMNALSYFDAYRSENLPTNLIQAQRDFFGAHTYERIDKEGVFHTRWES, encoded by the coding sequence ATGATTACATACAATTTTGGTATAGTTGGCTTAGGCGTTATGGGCCGGAATTTATTGCTTAACATGGCTGATAACGGATATGCTGTTGCAGGTTTGGATTTAGATCAGGAAAAAGCAGATTCATTACAGGCGGAAGCTCAAAAAGACCATCATATTTATGCTACTGTTCAGCCGGAAGCCTTTGTAAAATCCCTTGAACAGCCCAGAGCTATTATGCTATTGGTTCCCGCCGGAGCTCCTGTAGATGGTGCTATACAAACTTTGCTTCCATTTTTAGCTCAGGGAGATATTATTATAGATGGCGGAAACACTTATTTTACAGATACAGACAGAAGATATCAGGAACTTTCTTCAAAAGGAATCCATTTTTTCGGGATGGGAATATCAGGAGGAGAAAGTGGTGCGAGAAGAGGGCCAAGCATGATGCCTGGTGGTGATAAAATAGCGTATGAACGTTTGAGACCAATTTTCGAAGCTATTGCGGCTAAGGTAGATGGTGAGCCTTGTGTAGAGTTTTTAGGCAACGGATCTGCCGGGAACTATGTGAAAATGGTACATAATGGGATAGAATATGGAATTATGCAGCTTATTGCAGAGACCTACGATATCATGAAGAATGTTTATCATTTGGATCATGAAACCATACAGCAGTCATTTGAACAATGGAATCAAGAGGAATTAAATTCCTTCCTTATAGAGATTACGGCAGATATCTTAAAGCAAAAAGAAGGAGATAAATATTTGGTAGACCTTATTTCAGATTGGGCAAAATCCAAAGGAACAGGAAAATGGACCTCACAAAATGCTATGGATCTGCAGGTTCCGGTGCCAGTCATTGATGCAGCCGTAAACATGAGAGATATGTCCAAATATAAGCCGGAAAGAATTCAGGCTTCAAAGCTCCTGACCTGGAATAATGATAAGGAAATTAATAATGTTAGTTTAGATCAGCTGAAAAAAGCTCTTTACTTTGCTATTATAACAACCTATGCTCAGGGACTTTCCCAGCTTAAAATAGCTTCAGAGACTTATGGTTATAACCTGCATTTAGAAACGGTGTGCAAAATCTGGAGAGGAGGTTGTATCATTAGAGCTACTTTGCTCGAAGATTTTAGAAAAGCATTCGCAGCACAATCAGATTTACCAAATGTATTGCTTGATAAACAGATTGCTGAAAAGCTAAATACAACACAAAGCAGTATCCGCTATGTTCTGAAAGAGGCCATTCAAAATGGGACACCAGTTTCTGCCTGGATGAATGCATTATCCTATTTTGATGCTTATCGTTCTGAAAACTTACCTACTAACCTTATTCAGGCCCAACGCGATTTCTTTGGGGCACATACTTATGAAAGAATAGATAAAGAAGGCGTTTTCCATACTCGTTGGGAATCATAA
- a CDS encoding PhzF family phenazine biosynthesis protein has protein sequence MKLELYQIDAFTEEIFHGNPACVVPLKNWLPDETLLKIARENAVAETAFFIDNGDTIHLRWFTPEIEMDLCGHATLATAHCLASILKYPNSRIVFETQSGELTVDVKDGFYYMDFPSRMPEASTLPDTIAKSLNIQPKEVFKSRDYVLVYESEEDIKNIKVERSILDLINLDPGGVVVTAAGTDSDFVSRYFTPQASILEDPVTGSAHCSLIPFWSSRLGKDKLFARQLSERGGQLYCENKNERVIVAGKARTYSTGHFWIE, from the coding sequence ATGAAGTTAGAATTATATCAAATAGATGCGTTTACAGAAGAGATTTTCCATGGAAATCCTGCATGTGTTGTTCCCTTGAAAAATTGGTTACCCGATGAAACCCTTTTAAAAATAGCCCGTGAAAATGCTGTGGCAGAAACAGCGTTCTTTATTGATAATGGTGATACCATTCACCTGAGATGGTTTACCCCTGAAATAGAGATGGATCTATGTGGACATGCTACCCTTGCTACCGCACATTGCTTAGCTTCCATCCTAAAGTATCCGAACAGCAGAATTGTTTTTGAAACCCAAAGTGGTGAATTGACAGTGGATGTAAAAGATGGATTTTATTATATGGATTTTCCGTCAAGAATGCCTGAAGCATCTACTCTTCCGGATACGATAGCCAAGTCCTTGAATATACAACCTAAAGAGGTTTTCAAATCAAGAGATTACGTTCTGGTATACGAGTCTGAAGAAGACATCAAAAATATTAAAGTTGAAAGATCTATTTTAGACCTTATCAATCTGGATCCGGGAGGGGTTGTAGTAACTGCTGCAGGTACTGATAGTGATTTTGTTTCAAGATATTTTACACCACAGGCTTCAATTCTTGAAGATCCTGTAACCGGCTCGGCACATTGTTCTCTTATCCCGTTCTGGTCTTCAAGATTAGGAAAAGATAAGCTTTTTGCCCGCCAGTTATCAGAAAGAGGCGGCCAGCTCTATTGTGAAAACAAAAATGAAAGAGTGATTGTGGCTGGGAAAGCCAGAACCTATTCTACAGGACATTTTTGGATAGAATAA
- a CDS encoding DUF4287 domain-containing protein: MSFQTYIKNIEEKTGKSRSDFENLAAEKGFTEEGKIKKGVKATEIINWLKEDFELGHGHATAMYAYINGKRE, translated from the coding sequence ATGTCATTTCAAACCTATATTAAAAACATTGAAGAAAAAACCGGAAAGTCCCGTTCTGATTTTGAAAATTTAGCTGCGGAAAAAGGATTTACTGAAGAAGGGAAAATAAAAAAGGGAGTAAAAGCAACAGAAATAATCAATTGGTTAAAAGAGGATTTTGAACTAGGGCATGGGCATGCTACTGCTATGTATGCCTATATTAACGGAAAGCGTGAATAA
- a CDS encoding pentapeptide repeat-containing protein: protein MDIKKLGDKIVQARKENRMSQAQLAQLLFISPQAVGKWERGESVPDFITINRLSEIFNLDLNYFSENTPVQKEELAIKNMANSTDETKQKNNAEVESSHSVSEPLLTDFSGGAFVGTDFAGVNAPERKFWGSDLKGVDFSEADLKGSSFKNSDVSNGNFESADLTDCVLSNNNLSGTNFSKAVLLRTEFSSSDLTHARFTDNNLIDVKMTGGDLRKTIFENCEFDGVDFSSSDMSGLCLDRQLFINVKFDNACLKGVSFKGAALKNVSFRSTFALTNRYYKTLKSIDFEGAMMDKLTYAALKGAGVDLPNVIKV from the coding sequence ATGGATATAAAGAAACTAGGCGATAAAATCGTTCAGGCAAGAAAAGAGAACAGAATGTCCCAGGCACAGCTGGCGCAACTCCTGTTTATCAGTCCACAGGCGGTTGGAAAATGGGAACGCGGAGAATCTGTACCTGATTTTATTACCATTAACCGTCTCTCTGAAATTTTTAATTTGGACCTTAACTATTTTTCAGAGAATACACCCGTTCAAAAAGAAGAATTGGCTATTAAAAATATGGCTAATAGTACTGACGAAACTAAGCAGAAAAATAATGCAGAGGTTGAGTCTTCACATTCTGTAAGTGAACCATTACTCACTGATTTTAGTGGTGGAGCCTTCGTAGGGACAGATTTTGCAGGGGTAAACGCTCCGGAGAGAAAATTTTGGGGAAGTGATCTGAAGGGTGTAGATTTTTCTGAAGCTGATTTAAAGGGTAGTTCTTTTAAGAATAGTGATGTGAGTAATGGTAATTTTGAAAGTGCAGATCTTACAGATTGTGTGCTGTCTAATAATAACCTCTCTGGAACAAACTTTAGCAAAGCTGTTTTGCTTCGAACAGAGTTTTCCTCATCTGATCTTACTCACGCAAGATTTACCGATAACAACTTAATTGATGTAAAGATGACGGGGGGTGATCTGAGAAAAACAATTTTTGAAAACTGCGAATTTGACGGGGTAGATTTTAGCTCTTCAGATATGAGTGGGCTTTGTCTTGATAGACAGCTTTTCATTAATGTAAAGTTTGATAATGCCTGTCTAAAAGGGGTTTCTTTTAAAGGAGCTGCGTTAAAAAATGTTTCTTTCCGATCAACATTTGCCCTTACCAATAGATATTATAAAACCCTTAAAAGTATTGATTTTGAAGGAGCAATGATGGATAAATTAACCTATGCAGCCCTCAAAGGAGCTGGCGTAGATTTGCCTAATGTAATAAAAGTATAA